CCCCTGTCACATCGATGCGCTGTACCACCGCAGATGCACCCCCTTCGCTCCCCGCCAGACTATCGAACCCGTATTCGAAAACAGGGTTCTCGCCGACAACACCGCTCTTTCGAGTGACCTTGCTCAAGGATTGGCCGCCGCTGCCGATGGAGATCCTTTCAACAGGGAGGCGGGCCGCTCGGGGAAGACGGTCCGAAGGGGAGACCTTGAGAGCTCGGGGCTCCGGGTCACAAAGGGGAGGACCGGTCCCGGCGCCGCAAGGCGCCGGGACCGCCCACTTCCCACCAGTCCAACGAACCGAGTCCGCTCCGGCAACGAATCGACGCCGGCGCTCGCGATCGCCCGCGCCGAGGCCGTGGAGGTCGTCCGGGTCGTCCAGGTCAGCGCTTCGCCACGAAGACGTGGGAGGCGACCTCCGCGCCCAGCTCGGCCGCCTCGCCGCCACTGCCGACCAGCACACCCCCCGGGGACTCCGTCACGCTCACCACCGAGCCGGGCTGTACGCCCGCCCGCCGGAGCGTGTACATCAGCTGGGCGTCCGTCTGGATCGGCTCGCCGATCCGGCGCACGACGACGGTCTTGCCCTCCGCACCCGGGTCGAGCTCGGACAGGCTGACCATGCCGTCCTCCAGGAACGGGTCCGCCTCGGCCTTCTCGCCCAGCTCCTCCAGCCCCGGGATCGGGTTCCCGTACGGCGATTCGGTCGGGTGGCGCAGCAGCTCCAGCACCCGCCGTTCCACCGCCTCGCTCATCACGTGCTCCCAGCGGCAGGCCTCGGCGTGCACCTGCTCCCACTCCAGGCCGATGACGTCGACGAGCAGGCACTCCGCGAGCCGGTGCTTGCGCATCACGCGCGTCGCCAGCCGTCGCCCCTCCTCGGTCAGCTCGAGGTGCCGGTCACTGGCGACGGCCACCAGGCCGTCCCGCTCCATCCGCGCCACCGTCTGGCTCACCGTCGGGCCGCTCTGGTCCAGCCGTTCGGCGATACGGGCGCGCATGGGGACCACACCTTCCTCCTCCAGCTCAAGGATGGTGCGGAGATACATCTCCGTGGTATCGATCAGTCCGGACATTCGTGCCCCTCGGATTGCGTGCGCTGGCCCTGCCCCCAATTCTGACGCATCGGGCCGACAACCGTCCCGTGCCGGGGGTCAAGACCGGTCCCGGACATCTCACGGCGTTCGTATTGACACGCCCTTGGTCCAGACCGCACGGTGAGCGGCGGACACGGACGCACCCCCACCTCCGGAAGGGCCATCGTCGTATGAGCGAGAGCAAGCTGGCCGGTCAGTTCTTCGACGCCGCCATCGGTCTGCTGGAACGGGTGCGGGACGAGGAGGCCCCGCACATCGCGGAGGCCGGCTCCCTCATCGCCGACGCCGTCGCCTCCGGCAACCGGCTCTTCGCCTTCGGCGCCGGACACTCCTCGCTGCCCGCCCAGGACGTGGTCTACCGGGCCGGCG
Above is a genomic segment from Streptomyces sp. NBC_01233 containing:
- a CDS encoding metal-dependent transcriptional regulator, with the translated sequence MSGLIDTTEMYLRTILELEEEGVVPMRARIAERLDQSGPTVSQTVARMERDGLVAVASDRHLELTEEGRRLATRVMRKHRLAECLLVDVIGLEWEQVHAEACRWEHVMSEAVERRVLELLRHPTESPYGNPIPGLEELGEKAEADPFLEDGMVSLSELDPGAEGKTVVVRRIGEPIQTDAQLMYTLRRAGVQPGSVVSVTESPGGVLVGSGGEAAELGAEVASHVFVAKR